Genomic DNA from Desulfurispira natronophila:
AGACCTCTGGGCTGGAGTTGAGTCGCTATCCCGGTGCTGGGTTCCGGGACTTTACCCGTATCGCTTCCAGTGACGAAACCATGTGGACGGATATCGCTTTGGCCAATCGCTCCCAACTGCTCAACGGTCTGGAATCGTTTCAGAACTCTTTGGGCAACCTCCGCAGTGCTATTGAAAACAACGACTCTGAATCTTTGAAAACCCTGTTTCGCGATGCCCGCCGCTACCGGGATGCCATCGTGCGCCATATGGAGAGTACCCATGCTTAATGGATCAGTAGACATAGCCCCAGACAAGTCCATCACCCATCGGGCCATTATGTTTTCTTCCCTGGCAAGGGGCACCTCACACATTGTCAATCCTTTGCTGGGTGAGGACAATATCAGTACCTGCCAGGCTTTTGAGGCCATGGGTGTAGAAATTACCCGCGAGGAGAGAAAGCTTATCATTAACTCGCCGGGCTTCGAACAGCTGCAGGAGGCCAGCGATGTGCTTGATTTTGGCAACAGCGGAACGACAACCCGGCTGATGCTGGGTATACTCTCAGGCCTTCCGCTGTTTAGTATTATTACCGGTGATCGCTATTTGCGACAGCGTCCCATGCTCAGGGTTATTGAGCCACTGCGACGCATGGGAGCCAGAATTGATGCACGCTCCGGTGGTAAGTTGTTGCCCGCTGCGGTGCGGGGTGGAGCTTTGAACGGTATCGATCACCGCAGCCAGGTAGCTTCGGCACAGGTTAAGAGCGCTATTTTGCTCGCAGGCCTTTTTGCCAATGGCACCACCACGGTACAGGAGCCAGAGCTTTCCCGTGATCACACCGAACGCATGCTCCCCTTTTACGGTGTCAAAGTGCAGCGGGAAGATCGGTGGACGTCGGTGCAGGGAGGAGCACAGTTGCACCCGGTAGACATGACGGTTCCTGGAGACATCAGTTCCGCTGCCTTTTTCCTTGTAGCAGCCTGCGTTACTCCCGGCAGTGCCGTAACGATCTGTAATGTGGGAGTCAACCCTACCCGGACCGGAATTATAGACGTACTGCAACAGATGGGTGCCAAACTGGAGTTACGCAACCAGCGCACGGTATGCGGCGAGCCAGTAGCTGATATTGAAGTTTGCCACAGCTCCCTTAGTGCTGTCGATATTTACGGATCTACCATACCCCGGTTGATTGACGAAATTCCGGCTCTGGCCGTGGCGATGGCTTTTGCCGAAGGTAAGAGTACCGTTAAAGACGGCAGTGAGCTGCGTGTCAAGGAGACAGATCGTATAGCAACGACTCTGGCCAACCTGAAAGCTTTGGGCGTAGAGTATAGTGAATATGAGGACGGTTTTGCCATTACGGGAGATCCTGAGCGTAAGTTGCCTGCCGGCGCAGTACTGGACTCTTACGGGGATCATCGCATTGGCATGAGTGCTTGGCTCTTTCGCTTGCTGCAGCCAACAATTGAAGTAGAGGGCATGGAGTGTGTCGCTGTATCCTTCCCGGGTTTCCAACAAAAGCTGCAGAGTCTGCAAAGTAATGGTGCACTATCATGAGTCTTTTGCGTATTGCCCTGGACGGCCCCGGCGGTTCAGGAAAGAGCACTATGGGGAAGCTCTTGGCCAAAAAATACAATTTCACCTATGTGGATACGGGTGCTATGTACCGCAGCGTTGCCCTTTACATGGATCGTCACGATATCCCCCTGGACGGAGCAAGCATCGATGTTGAACGTATAATGGAGCAGGTGCATCTGCGTTTTGCCTGGAGTGGTGACAACCAGCGGGTCTTTCTCAATGAAGAGGATGTCTCAGACGCTATTCGCACTTCCCGCAATTCGCTGCTGACTTCTCGAGTTGCCACCCTGCCAGCAGTGCGCCAGGCTTTGGTGCAGTTGCAACAAAAGATGGCCCGACTCCGCAGCGTGGTGATGGACGGACGGGACATTGCTTCAGTGGTTATCCCTGATGCTGAGCTAAAGTTCTATCTTGATGCTTCTGCTGAAGTACGCGCTCAGAGGCGATTGGAGGAGATGGAACAAAATGGGGTTGCCGCCCAATTCGAAGATGTGTTGCGAGAAATTCAACAGCGCGACTATGAAGATACTCACCGCCAGCATTCCCCCCTGGTGCGTGTTCCGGAGGCTATTTATATTGATACCACCTCCATGGATGCAGATTCTGTTTTCAATATACTTTGCCAGCACGTTGAGTGTTATCCTCAACTTCCCCAACAAGAGGTCTAGCAGATTATGCGTATAATTCGCGGTAAGTACGGTGGGTTTTGCTTCGGAGTAAAGCGGGCCATTAATATGGCCTTTGAGCGTTCGGAGTCAGACAAGAATAGTACTATTTCTACCCTGGGCCCCATCATCCACAATCCTCAGGTCGTGAAGGATCTTGAGGAGCATGGGGTTCAGCAGGTGAACAGTTTGGACGAGCTGGAGACAAGTCAACCCCAAACCGTGATCATTCGCTCCCACGGAGTGGGCCCCCAAGCCTACCGTGAAGCGGAGCAGCAGAAAGTTGAAATCGTGGACGCCACCTGCCCCTACGTCAAGCGTATTCACGTGATTGTCACCGATTTGGTTGAGCAGGGCTATCAGGTCGTTATAGTAGGAGAACCAGATCACCCCGAGGTAAGAGCTATTCGTGCCTACGCCGATGAGAAAGCGGTTGTGGTGGAAATTCCTGACGACCTGGAGCAAGTGGACCTAAGTCGTAAAATCGGCGTGGTGGCACAGACTACGCAATCACAGGACCGGCTGCAGAGCATTGTTTGGTCATTGCTGGAGAAGCGCAACAGCGAAGTGCGAATTTTCAACACCATTTGCGACGCTACTGATGTAAGACAGAAAGAGGCGGTTGAGCTGGCTCAGCAGTCTGATGCAATCATTGTTATTGGCGGACGAAAATCTGGCAACACGACGCGGCTGGCCAAGATATGCTCACGAATTCAGCCCCAGACCTTTCACATAGAAACGGCTGCAGAGATCGATCCAGCCTGGCTGCAGGGCAAGTCCGCCGTAGGAGTTACTGCCGGTGCCAGCACTCCTAACTATCTGATTGAAGAGGTGGTGAATGTTCTTGAGACCTTGGCGCAGCATTCTGGATCAACAGAAAAGAAAATATAACGGGGATAGCGGAAAAGGTATTCCCCTGACAATAAATATTTGTTATGTAATGAGTAAGAAATAAGGAGTTAAGGGTATGATGGAAAACGATTACAGGTATCAAGATGAAGGTTCCGAAGACTTTGCTGCGCTGCTGGAAGAGGATATGCGCCAGCGCGAGGAGTCAGGTCGCATAGTACAAGCAACGGTTGTACAAAAAAACGACACGGAAATACTCCTGGATATCAATGAAAAAGTTGAAGGTGTCGTTCAGCGCAGCGAATTTACCGATGACGAATTTGAACGTCTGCAGATAGGGGATACTTTCGAGGTATTCAATACCGGACGACGTGAAGACAATGGTTTTATTCGCGCCAGCAAGCAAAAAGCTGACCAGCGTCGCGGCTGGGATGATATAGTTGCCGGCCACGAAGCTGGTGAAGTTTTTCAGGGAACTATTATTGATACGGTTAACCGCGGTTTCACCGTAGATATAAATGGCGTACGCGCCTTTTTGCCACTTTCTCAAGTGGACCTTCGCCAGGTGCGTGATAACAGCGAGGAAATGCGCTCATACATAGGTTTGACCGACACCTTCAAGGTTATCAACCTCTCTCCCAAGCGCCACAATGTCGTGGTATCCCGTCGTGCATGGCTGGAGGAGCAGAAGGAAAAGGACAAGCAAGTGCTGGTGGAAAAGCTGGCTAAAAACTCCATACTCCCCGGCGTCGTAAAAAATATTACCGAGTACGGGGTCTTTGTTGACCTTGGTGGCCTGGATGGCCTGCTGCATATCACTGACATTTCCTGGGGACGGGTCTCACATCCCTCCGCTGTCTTTAGCGAAGGACAGGAAATTGAGGTAATGGTACTCGACTACAACCCCGACACCGAGCGGGTTTCCCTTGGCTACAAACAAAAAACCGAAGATCCTTGGGACAAGATCACAGAGCGCTACGTTGGTGGCGATGTGGTCAAGGGTCGTGTCGTCAGTTTTGTCGACTACGGAGCCTTTGTTGAGATTGAGCCTGGCATTGAAGGCCTGATCCATATTAGTGAAATGAGCTGGACCAGCAGGGTTCGCTCTCCTTCCCAGATGCTCAAAATTGACGATGAGGTAGAAGTTCGCATTCTTGACATCGACTCCGGTAATCGACGCCTTTCTCTCAGCCTGCGGGCCGTTCGTCCCAACCCTTGGGATGTAGTAGGAGAAAAGTACCCCGTTGGCAGCATCGTCAAGGGCAAGATCAAAAATATTACGGAATTTGGTGCTTTCCTGGGACTGGATGAGGGGGTTGACGGCCTTATCCACATCTCCGATATGTCATGGTCCCGCAGCAACCACCCCAGCGAGATCATCAAAGTCGGCGATGAAGTGGAAGCCAAGGTACTGGCCTTTGATCGAGAGCGTGAGCGCCTGAGCCTGGGATTGAAGCAACTGGAGGAAAACCCATGGGACTTGGTGGAGCAACGTTATCCGATTGACAGCTTGGTACGTGGAGCGGTAGTGAATCTCACTGACTTCGGTGCCTTTGTCAAGCTGGATGACGGAGTGGAAGGGTTGCTACACGTCTCTGAAATCTCACACGATCGCATTGAACGACCTTCAGACGTTCTCTCCATTGGTCAGGAAATCGAAGCCAAAGTGATCAAAATGAATAAAGAAGATCGCCGCATCGGTCTGAGCATGAAGGATATGGAGGGATTGGCCGAATTCCAGGAGCACCAGGAAGCTCAGCAAGAGTCCACGGACTCAACAGACGAAGGCGACTCACAACCAGAATAACACTGGCAACACAAAACACCGTACAGGGCCACATGTGGCCCTGTTTTTTTTCGCCTGCATGCAGCACTTTCTGCTCAAGCTCGCTGGCAAGGATGCCGATAGATACAAGGAAGAGCCGAATCGTCAGCGTATCACGGCCCCAGGAGGTGAAACGTGAGTGGAATAAATTTTATGGGCGTATCCGGGTTACCCACCGGGGACATCATGGACCAGATGATGGAAGTCCGCAGTCAGCGCATTGGGCGCCTGCTGGATGATCGGGAGAAGGTGGAGCTGAAAAAGTCGGCCTTCATGAACGTAAACAACGATCTGATGGGTTTGCGAAACCAGCTGCTGGATATGAACCTGCAGAGCACATTTCTCAACCGGGAAGTAAGCTCCAGCAATGAGGCCCTGGTAAGTGCCACGGCCGGTGCCAATGCCGACAAGACCTCCCACACTGTGGATGTGACCCGCATTGCCAGGGCACCCAGCGCCAGCAGCCACTATACTCGTGCGACTATCTCCCAGGCCAATATCAAAAATACTACGAATATATCCGGTGTTTCCTCCTACTATGAGGGCATGCTTTCGGCTAAACACGATATCAATGTCAGCAAAATACCCATCGATGATGGCCTGGGGAGTAATATAGGCAACTATGCGGTGGCAACCAACCGCATAACCGTTGACAACAAGCCTACCATGCTGGCTCTTATGGGGGAATCGGTAGAAAAGACCGATACCGATAAGCTTGGACAGTTTGATGGAACCATAGCTGCTGGTCAAACCCTAAGCCTTTCTGTAAATGGCAAAGAGGTTACCATTGAGTTTGAGGAGGAAATCCCTGAAGGCACTTCCTTGGCTACTGTAGCCAATATCCTCGACACAAAGATCAACGATGCACTGAACGCGGCTCATAATACTCGCTCCCACCGCTACGTGGCGGTGGGGGACTCGGGCTTCTGGGGCGCGGGTCAAAGTGGCTTAAACATCTACAACACCGAGCTTACCGCCAATGAGTCGCTGGAGATAACCGGCGGTACGGCTCAGGCCGCCTTGGGGTTTGATACGACCGCCACTACCCGTGTGGATGAGATCGTCAAGTCCACCGGGGTTTTCTATGCCGACGAGGCAGACGCCGAGACTGCCATGGAGGAGTTGCGACAGCAGATGGGACAAGCCTACAGTGCC
This window encodes:
- the aroA gene encoding 3-phosphoshikimate 1-carboxyvinyltransferase, whose protein sequence is MLNGSVDIAPDKSITHRAIMFSSLARGTSHIVNPLLGEDNISTCQAFEAMGVEITREERKLIINSPGFEQLQEASDVLDFGNSGTTTRLMLGILSGLPLFSIITGDRYLRQRPMLRVIEPLRRMGARIDARSGGKLLPAAVRGGALNGIDHRSQVASAQVKSAILLAGLFANGTTTVQEPELSRDHTERMLPFYGVKVQREDRWTSVQGGAQLHPVDMTVPGDISSAAFFLVAACVTPGSAVTICNVGVNPTRTGIIDVLQQMGAKLELRNQRTVCGEPVADIEVCHSSLSAVDIYGSTIPRLIDEIPALAVAMAFAEGKSTVKDGSELRVKETDRIATTLANLKALGVEYSEYEDGFAITGDPERKLPAGAVLDSYGDHRIGMSAWLFRLLQPTIEVEGMECVAVSFPGFQQKLQSLQSNGALS
- the cmk gene encoding (d)CMP kinase; the encoded protein is MSLLRIALDGPGGSGKSTMGKLLAKKYNFTYVDTGAMYRSVALYMDRHDIPLDGASIDVERIMEQVHLRFAWSGDNQRVFLNEEDVSDAIRTSRNSLLTSRVATLPAVRQALVQLQQKMARLRSVVMDGRDIASVVIPDAELKFYLDASAEVRAQRRLEEMEQNGVAAQFEDVLREIQQRDYEDTHRQHSPLVRVPEAIYIDTTSMDADSVFNILCQHVECYPQLPQQEV
- a CDS encoding 4-hydroxy-3-methylbut-2-enyl diphosphate reductase, producing the protein MRIIRGKYGGFCFGVKRAINMAFERSESDKNSTISTLGPIIHNPQVVKDLEEHGVQQVNSLDELETSQPQTVIIRSHGVGPQAYREAEQQKVEIVDATCPYVKRIHVIVTDLVEQGYQVVIVGEPDHPEVRAIRAYADEKAVVVEIPDDLEQVDLSRKIGVVAQTTQSQDRLQSIVWSLLEKRNSEVRIFNTICDATDVRQKEAVELAQQSDAIIVIGGRKSGNTTRLAKICSRIQPQTFHIETAAEIDPAWLQGKSAVGVTAGASTPNYLIEEVVNVLETLAQHSGSTEKKI
- a CDS encoding 30S ribosomal protein S1, whose product is MMENDYRYQDEGSEDFAALLEEDMRQREESGRIVQATVVQKNDTEILLDINEKVEGVVQRSEFTDDEFERLQIGDTFEVFNTGRREDNGFIRASKQKADQRRGWDDIVAGHEAGEVFQGTIIDTVNRGFTVDINGVRAFLPLSQVDLRQVRDNSEEMRSYIGLTDTFKVINLSPKRHNVVVSRRAWLEEQKEKDKQVLVEKLAKNSILPGVVKNITEYGVFVDLGGLDGLLHITDISWGRVSHPSAVFSEGQEIEVMVLDYNPDTERVSLGYKQKTEDPWDKITERYVGGDVVKGRVVSFVDYGAFVEIEPGIEGLIHISEMSWTSRVRSPSQMLKIDDEVEVRILDIDSGNRRLSLSLRAVRPNPWDVVGEKYPVGSIVKGKIKNITEFGAFLGLDEGVDGLIHISDMSWSRSNHPSEIIKVGDEVEAKVLAFDRERERLSLGLKQLEENPWDLVEQRYPIDSLVRGAVVNLTDFGAFVKLDDGVEGLLHVSEISHDRIERPSDVLSIGQEIEAKVIKMNKEDRRIGLSMKDMEGLAEFQEHQEAQQESTDSTDEGDSQPE